A single region of the Gammaproteobacteria bacterium genome encodes:
- a CDS encoding cold-shock protein codes for MATGTVKWFSNAKGYGFIAPDEGGDDIFVHFSAIDMDGYKSLRQGQKVLFDLNQGPKGLLASGIRVANVPDARPSNSNEANS; via the coding sequence ATGGCGACAGGTACAGTGAAGTGGTTCAGTAATGCTAAGGGGTATGGCTTTATCGCTCCAGACGAAGGTGGTGATGATATTTTCGTCCACTTTTCTGCGATTGACATGGATGGTTACAAATCGCTACGCCAAGGTCAGAAGGTTCTGTTCGATTTGAATCAAGGACCGAAAGGTCTGTTGGCATCCGGCATCAGGGTTGCCAATGTACCTGACGCCAGACCCAGCAACTCCAACGAAGCTAATAGCTAA